The genomic region TGCACAAGGGGATCGTCCACAAGTATCGTCCTGACTTCCTCATCCGGCTTAAGTCCGGGGAGATGCTTATTCTGGAAACGAAAGGACAGGTCACAGAACAGGACCGGACGAAACTGAGGTTCCTCGATGAGTGGGTGAGGGCGGTGAACGCCCATGGAGGGTTTGGCTGCTGGCGGTGGGCAGTTGTCGAAGGTCCAGGCGAGATTCAAGACGTCATCGCAAACCACAGCTAGCAGCCTACGCGGAACTACGAACCATGAACCTTCGCACGTCGGCTTCCTGATGAACGGGCGTACGAGCTAACGGAACCTCCGCGCATCGGTCGGCACCGGTGACAGCGGTTCTCACACCCCCCACTAGCGGCGGGGCGGGATGATCTCGTCCACGATCCCGTACGCCTTCGCTTCCTCGGCGCTCATCCAGAAGTCGCGGTCCGTGTCCTTCTCGATCTTTTCTTTCGGCTGGCCGGTGTGCTTGGCCAAGATCTCGTTCACCCGATCGCGGGTCTTCATGATCTCGTCGGCGTAGATCTTGACATCGATCGCCTGGCCGCCGACGCCGGACACCCACGGCTGGTGGATGAGGATCTTGGCATTGGGGAGGGAGAACCTCTTCCCCTTGGCCCCACCGGCGAGGATGATCGCCGCGGCCGAGGCGGCCACCCCGACGCAGATCGTGCGCACCGGGCACTTCGTGGTCTGCATCGTGTCGTAGATCGCGAGCGCCGCCGACACGTCGCCCCCGGGGCTATTGATGTAGAGCTGGATGTCCTTCTCCGGGTCCTCGGCCTCGAGGCTCAACATCTGGGACACGATCCACTCCGCCCCCACGTACTGCATGACCCGTCCCGGGGCCCCGGTGATGATCGTCCCGGACAGGAAGATGATCCGGTCGGCGAAGAGCCGCGCCAGGACCTGGTCGTAGTAGGACATCAGGCGTTCCTGCTCGGTGAACCGCTGCATCTTCATTCGTGCCTCCTCGCTTGGGAGATGACCCAGTCCGCGGCCTTCTCCAGGACGAGCGCGACCCACACCGCGCTCTCCTCGCGGCCCTGCTCCTCAGCCCGCCGCTTCACTTCGTCCTCGTCCGGTTGGAGGCCCCTCGCCTCCGCCACCCGCTGGGCGACGATCTCCCGCCGCAGCTTGCGCCGCACTGCCTCCTCCAGCCGCGGCCTCTGGTCGGGATGGAGCCGCAGCTCCTTCATCTCCGCGGCGACGGCCTCGGCGAGGAGGGTGGGGGGGACTTCGATCCCGAGGGCATCGGCCGCCGCATCGAGCGCCGCCAGCCGCCGCGCCTGCAACCGCCGCGCCTCCGCGACCCGCCCGAGCTCCTCGCGTACCGCCTGCTCGAACGCCTCCCACGAGGGGTGCCCGTAGGTCCCGGCTGCCTCCTCCAGGGTGGGGAGGAGGAGGCGATACACCCCGGTCACGGAGAACACCTCCGACCGGCCGCCCTCCTCGGTGAGGGTGACCCGTTCCCCGGCCCTCACCCCGAGAAGCTGCCTCCCGATGGGGCGGGACGCGGTGGCCTCACCTTCCCAATCGCGGCCGGCCCGTTCAAGGCGGATCACGTCGCCCTCCTCGGCCGGCCCGTCCTTCGGCTCGAGCACCGCTGCCTCGCGGCGGAGGTCGGCGAGCACAGCCTGAACTTCATCGTCCGTGACCTCCGCCGGCGGGGGCTCCGGGACCTCCACCACCAGCTCGTCCGGGATCGCCACCTCAGGGAGGACGGCGAACTTAACCCGGAAGGCGAGGCGCTCGCCCGGCGTGAACGCGGTCGTCTCCACGGCCGGCGTGGTGACCGGATGCAGGTCCAGCTCCCCTAGCGCCCGGGAGAGCCACTCCCGGATCAGGTCTTCCTTGAGGTCGCGGGCGAACTCGTCCGGGCCGTACTGGCGGAGGATGAGGTCCTCGGGGGCCTTGCCGGGGCGGAACCCGGGCACCGTGAGCTGAGCCCGGGCCGCGGCGAGGAGGTCCTGTTCCTTCTTCCGGATCTCCTCCGCTGGCACCTCGATGGAGAGCACGACCTCGCTCCCCTCACGTTCGACGGTAAACCCTCCCTCGGTCACGGTACGGGATTATAGCCGCCTAACCCCACAGCCCGGAGAGGAGGGCCCACCGAAGCCCAATCAGGTGGAGCGCGATCGCTTCCGCCCCCGTGAACACGACCTGCAGGACCCCGAGGAAAAGGAGGGCCACCACGATCACCAACCCAAACTGCTCCCAGCGCAGAAGCGCGAGCCGCCACCGCACGGGAAGGAAGTAGGCGAGGACCTTCGAGCCATCGAGAGGGGGGACGGGGAGGAGGTTGAACAGCCCCAGCACGAGGGAGAGGAGGACGATCAGGGCGACGAACGCGAGGACGTAAGCGTTCCTCACCCCGAGGGCGACGAGGCCGCGACCGAGTCCGGCAGCGGCGAGGGCCATCGCGAAGTTCGTCCCCGGCCCGGCGAGGCTCACGTAGAGCGTCCCCTTCCACGTGTCGCGAAAGTAGTACGGGTTGATCGGGACCGGCTTCGCCCACCCGAACACGACCAGGCTCCCGCCGACGAACTGCCGCAGGAGCAGAAGCCCCAGCGGGAGGACGACGGAACCGATCGGGTCGAGGTGCTTGAGCGGGTTCAGGGTGAGCCGCCCCGCTGCCTTGGCTGTGGGATCGCCGAGCTTCCACGCCACGTAGCCGTGGGCCACCTCATGGGGGATCACGCACAAGAAGAGAGCTGCAAGGGAGAGCAGCCCGTAGACGAGCTCGATCACGGTCCCCTGTCCCCCGGGACGACGAGGACCTCCTCCCTCTGGAGCGTCACCATGCCTGGCGGTGCCCCCTTTCGTTTGCGCACATAACGGGCTTCAGTGTAGCTGATCGGGACCTTACGCTCACCCCGCGCCCGCGAATGCCAGGCCGCGAGCTCCGCGGCCCTTTCCAGGACCTCGCGGGGCACAGGTCGCCCCTCCGTACGGATGATGACGTGCGCGCCGGGAACGCCGCGGGCGTGCAGCCACAGGTCATGGGGGCGGGCACCCTGGACGAGGCGGTCGTTCTCCTCTCCCGATCGACCGATCTGGATCGGGAAGCCCTCCACAACAAGCTCGCGGGGGCGCGCGGCCGGGGCGGGCTTTTCGCGTGGGGAAGCGGGGGCAAGGGCAGCGGTCTCCCCCGCCACGTACGGGGCGAGGTGCGGCTCCTGGGTGAGGAGGTCCCGCAGGTCCCGCAGCCGCCGGATCTCCGCCGCAAGCTCCTCGCGGCGAGCGGGGGTCCTCGCGAGCCTCCGCCGCAGTTTCTTCGCCTTCGCATAGAGCGCATGGGCCTGGGCTGCCGGAGGAAGGGCCGGGTTGAGCTCAAGCTCAACCGGTCGCCCATCGAACCCCTCCACGACCGCCACCGCGGCCCCCCGGGGGATGTCCGCGATCCGCGTGAGGATGAGGTCGGCCTGCGCCTGGAACTGTTGCCAGTTCTGCGCCTCGGCCTCCGCCGCGGCGAGCGCGGCGAGGGCCCGTTCCCGCCTCCGCAGGGCCCGCTCGACCTGGTCGAGCTGATCCCGGGCGAGCCCCACCCCCAGGCGCTGCTCGAGGAGATGGTCCAGGGCTTCGCTGAACGAGGGGAAGGTGGCGTCCGGCTCTCCAAGGTCGGGACGGGGGAAGAAGCTCGCCACCCTCCCGCTCGCCGTCCTGTACAGGTATCCCGCTGGGGCTTGCGCGAGGAGGTCCGCCGCGAACGCGGCCAGTTCCTCCGGTGCCGGGGGGTGCCCCACGTGGGCGGCGGCGGCGCGGCGGAGGAGGGGCCCCAGGCCGGTTACGGGATCATCGGCGGCCGCAAAATCCACGGGCCGTAGCTCCCCCCCGCGGAACGAGGCCATCCGTCCATCGCGGGCGAGGAAGAACACGTCCCCCTGCCGTGGGCGGAGGTCGAGGACGAGGTCAGCCTCCGGGAACCGGAGGCGCACCACCCGGTCCAGTCCAGCCTGATCGAGGGCGAGGAGGGGTTGTCCGGCGAGCGAGCGGAGGAGCATGCAGAACGGGGGAGGCGAGGGGAGGGCGGGCGGGCGGAGCGAGGTGCGGTGGAACGCCTTGCCCCCGGGGTCGAGGACGAGCGCCCCGCGCGGGCGGTAGGTGCGGAGGAAGAAGACGTCCCCCACCTGGTGGACCTTCGCCAGGCGCGCTCCCTCGAGGGCCCGCGCCTCCTCCAGCGCCTTCCGAAGCTCAATCCCC from Candidatus Bipolaricaulis anaerobius harbors:
- a CDS encoding ATP-dependent Clp protease proteolytic subunit, encoding MKMQRFTEQERLMSYYDQVLARLFADRIIFLSGTIITGAPGRVMQYVGAEWIVSQMLSLEAEDPEKDIQLYINSPGGDVSAALAIYDTMQTTKCPVRTICVGVAASAAAIILAGGAKGKRFSLPNAKILIHQPWVSGVGGQAIDVKIYADEIMKTRDRVNEILAKHTGQPKEKIEKDTDRDFWMSAEEAKAYGIVDEIIPPRR
- a CDS encoding NFACT RNA binding domain-containing protein, with amino-acid sequence MEGIELRKALEEARALEGARLAKVHQVGDVFFLRTYRPRGALVLDPGGKAFHRTSLRPPALPSPPPFCMLLRSLAGQPLLALDQAGLDRVVRLRFPEADLVLDLRPRQGDVFFLARDGRMASFRGGELRPVDFAAADDPVTGLGPLLRRAAAAHVGHPPAPEELAAFAADLLAQAPAGYLYRTASGRVASFFPRPDLGEPDATFPSFSEALDHLLEQRLGVGLARDQLDQVERALRRRERALAALAAAEAEAQNWQQFQAQADLILTRIADIPRGAAVAVVEGFDGRPVELELNPALPPAAQAHALYAKAKKLRRRLARTPARREELAAEIRRLRDLRDLLTQEPHLAPYVAGETAALAPASPREKPAPAARPRELVVEGFPIQIGRSGEENDRLVQGARPHDLWLHARGVPGAHVIIRTEGRPVPREVLERAAELAAWHSRARGERKVPISYTEARYVRKRKGAPPGMVTLQREEVLVVPGDRGP
- a CDS encoding trigger factor — protein: MTEGGFTVEREGSEVVLSIEVPAEEIRKKEQDLLAAARAQLTVPGFRPGKAPEDLILRQYGPDEFARDLKEDLIREWLSRALGELDLHPVTTPAVETTAFTPGERLAFRVKFAVLPEVAIPDELVVEVPEPPPAEVTDDEVQAVLADLRREAAVLEPKDGPAEEGDVIRLERAGRDWEGEATASRPIGRQLLGVRAGERVTLTEEGGRSEVFSVTGVYRLLLPTLEEAAGTYGHPSWEAFEQAVREELGRVAEARRLQARRLAALDAAADALGIEVPPTLLAEAVAAEMKELRLHPDQRPRLEEAVRRKLRREIVAQRVAEARGLQPDEDEVKRRAEEQGREESAVWVALVLEKAADWVISQARRHE
- a CDS encoding site-2 protease family protein, whose protein sequence is MIELVYGLLSLAALFLCVIPHEVAHGYVAWKLGDPTAKAAGRLTLNPLKHLDPIGSVVLPLGLLLLRQFVGGSLVVFGWAKPVPINPYYFRDTWKGTLYVSLAGPGTNFAMALAAAGLGRGLVALGVRNAYVLAFVALIVLLSLVLGLFNLLPVPPLDGSKVLAYFLPVRWRLALLRWEQFGLVIVVALLFLGVLQVVFTGAEAIALHLIGLRWALLSGLWG